In a single window of the Paenibacillus sp. MMS20-IR301 genome:
- a CDS encoding MFS transporter, translated as MSALFRNPVFTRLFLAAFTSQLGTVVGNMAFAYYLVDHFSTRPALAAAAELMYSLPTLAVFWLVGVIADLLDRKKIAAYSDWIRAGLTLLLLVCLHYEMLTLCFLLLFLRSAVAKFFGPAEMGLLQGSIGQEQYIHASGLNQMIMGLFMLFGMSLGATAYRFLGIEGAILIDGLSFLVSGLLILSCRFSADARMPSGHHSLRDIRFPLLFREFSEGIRYLLQHRLLLTLIGGFLFFGIVNGVFAVLPIFAMKYKLSPDNYMLHASLITIFLGIGFLIGSLAASPLIRRFSRTRVLIFGLFGSSMLIVTLGSADSIYIYLPLVLIEGICIAPVNIALGSWMPELVIPQNMGRVNALIEPIMMLGHSLALGFVALAFPALVSITWLHYLLGFCTLLVSAFYGFALPPLVRKLAGHAGNTAAADSSG; from the coding sequence ATGTCAGCACTTTTCCGCAATCCCGTCTTCACCAGGCTGTTCCTGGCCGCCTTCACCTCACAGCTTGGAACCGTCGTCGGGAATATGGCTTTTGCCTATTACCTGGTAGACCATTTCAGCACGCGTCCGGCACTGGCCGCGGCGGCTGAGCTGATGTATTCCTTACCTACGCTGGCCGTATTCTGGCTCGTCGGTGTCATTGCCGATTTGCTCGACCGCAAAAAGATCGCCGCCTACAGCGACTGGATCCGGGCGGGATTAACACTGCTGCTGCTGGTCTGTCTGCATTATGAAATGCTGACCTTATGCTTTCTGCTGCTCTTCCTGCGCAGCGCAGTGGCGAAGTTCTTTGGTCCCGCCGAGATGGGTCTGCTGCAGGGCAGCATAGGGCAGGAGCAGTATATTCATGCCTCCGGCTTAAATCAGATGATTATGGGGCTGTTCATGCTGTTTGGCATGAGCCTGGGGGCAACGGCCTACCGCTTTCTCGGGATCGAAGGAGCCATACTGATCGACGGGCTGAGCTTCCTCGTTTCCGGACTCCTGATCCTGAGCTGCAGGTTCAGCGCGGATGCACGGATGCCTTCCGGACATCATTCCTTGCGGGATATCCGCTTCCCGCTGCTGTTTAGGGAATTCAGTGAAGGCATCCGTTATCTCCTGCAGCACAGGCTGCTCCTTACGCTCATAGGCGGCTTCCTGTTCTTCGGTATCGTTAACGGCGTATTCGCCGTGCTGCCGATTTTTGCCATGAAATACAAGCTGAGTCCGGATAATTATATGCTGCATGCCTCCCTGATTACTATTTTCCTTGGCATCGGATTTCTGATCGGCAGCCTGGCCGCTTCTCCGCTAATCCGCCGGTTCTCGCGCACCCGGGTGCTAATCTTTGGACTGTTTGGGTCCAGCATGCTGATTGTTACATTAGGCTCTGCAGATTCAATCTATATCTATCTGCCGCTCGTTTTGATCGAAGGCATCTGTATAGCACCGGTGAATATCGCGCTTGGCAGCTGGATGCCGGAGCTGGTCATTCCGCAGAACATGGGCCGGGTTAATGCGCTGATTGAGCCCATTATGATGCTCGGCCACTCCCTTGCACTCGGCTTCGTCGCCCTTGCCTTTCCTGCGCTGGTGTCCATCACCTGGCTGCACTATCTGCTGGGTTTCTGTACACTGCTGGTCAGCGCTTTTTACGGATTCGCCCTGCCTCCGCTCGTCCGCAAGCTGGCCGGACACGCCGGAAATACCGCAGCAGCAGATAGTAGCGGCTAA
- a CDS encoding TetR family transcriptional regulator, with amino-acid sequence MSPKISEQQKEERRKKILDAAKLVFAAKGYEAATFKDILDETGMSRGWIYLYFQTKEEIFEALLDQQDHEYEDHLAALVSGHPLIWDVIRRLTEDQQADLLRGPDGIFLSAFYEYFQGGARNERRRRLLLDRYERGITRYAALLQTGVERGEFRPLLPLAQLARIAASYSEGIMTHSLAVGPELAQTEFQMQALLEYLEHLLKPEASPASE; translated from the coding sequence GTGTCACCCAAAATATCAGAGCAGCAAAAAGAAGAGCGGCGCAAAAAGATTCTGGATGCCGCCAAGCTTGTATTCGCCGCCAAAGGCTATGAGGCCGCCACTTTTAAGGATATCCTGGACGAAACCGGTATGAGCCGCGGCTGGATCTATTTGTATTTCCAGACCAAAGAGGAAATTTTCGAGGCGCTGCTGGATCAGCAGGATCATGAATATGAAGATCACTTGGCTGCCCTGGTATCAGGACATCCGCTGATCTGGGATGTGATCCGGCGGCTGACCGAAGACCAGCAGGCAGACCTTCTGCGGGGGCCGGATGGAATCTTCCTGTCGGCCTTCTATGAGTACTTCCAGGGAGGCGCCCGGAATGAGCGGCGGCGGCGCCTGCTGCTGGACCGTTACGAGCGCGGAATCACGCGTTATGCAGCACTGCTGCAGACAGGTGTAGAGCGTGGGGAATTCCGTCCGCTTCTGCCGCTGGCGCAGCTCGCAAGGATTGCCGCTTCTTATTCCGAGGGTATTATGACCCATTCATTGGCCGTTGGGCCAGAGCTCGCTCAGACAGAGTTTCAGATGCAAGCCCTGCTGGAATATCTGGAGCACCTGCTGAAGCCTGAAGCCAGCCCGGCTTCAGAATAG